Proteins from one Clostridium cellulovorans 743B genomic window:
- a CDS encoding LysM peptidoglycan-binding domain-containing protein, translated as MQSINEGIFGIDVSRWQGNIDWSRVKVAGVNIAIIKASGADDGFYEDSRFQTNYQGAIASGIKVGAYHFFTEYEDAIAQAEYFSSLLSGKTWNIKPAIDVESGLGDSQLTDKVITFCERVKALTGMDCVIYCNTNYARNAFDSRVAKYPLWVAHYGVDTPGDNPIWGQWAGFQYSSDEYIDGITENTVDKNRFTEAMFLNGSVGLSGIQIGEVTASTIAQRETSPTMSGQDAATYIVQGGDTLSAIAEQFGTSWQVLAEINGISNPDLIQIGQALRISKTQNISQGEVSAAIAQGETSAAVAQGGTPLASSGQGTATYIVQGEDTLSTIAEQFGTSWQALAEINGIANPDLIQIGQVLRISKASAIAQGGTSPDSGGQGNTTYIVQGGDTLSAIAQRFGTSWESLAQLNGLANPDLIYEGQVLRIG; from the coding sequence ATGCAGAGTATCAATGAAGGAATTTTCGGTATAGACGTAAGCAGATGGCAAGGAAATATTGATTGGAGTAGGGTAAAAGTTGCTGGAGTTAATATTGCAATAATCAAGGCCAGTGGAGCAGATGACGGATTTTATGAAGATTCTAGGTTCCAAACAAACTACCAAGGAGCAATAGCTTCAGGAATCAAGGTAGGAGCTTATCATTTCTTTACGGAATATGAAGATGCAATTGCACAAGCAGAATACTTCTCGAGTCTTTTAAGCGGAAAGACTTGGAATATCAAACCAGCAATTGATGTGGAAAGTGGTTTAGGTGATTCACAATTAACAGATAAGGTCATTACTTTCTGTGAGAGAGTTAAGGCATTGACTGGTATGGATTGTGTTATATACTGCAATACAAACTACGCAAGAAATGCTTTTGATAGCAGAGTAGCAAAATATCCATTATGGGTTGCTCATTATGGAGTAGATACTCCAGGGGATAATCCAATATGGGGACAGTGGGCTGGATTCCAGTATAGTTCTGATGAATACATAGATGGAATTACTGAAAACACAGTAGACAAGAATCGATTTACTGAAGCAATGTTCTTAAATGGATCAGTTGGATTAAGCGGAATTCAAATAGGAGAAGTTACAGCCTCAACAATAGCTCAAAGGGAAACATCCCCAACTATGAGTGGGCAAGATGCTGCTACATATATAGTGCAAGGTGGAGATACTTTAAGTGCCATTGCTGAGCAGTTCGGAACAAGCTGGCAAGTCTTAGCAGAAATCAACGGAATCTCTAATCCAGACTTAATACAAATAGGCCAAGCTCTAAGAATCTCAAAAACTCAAAATATATCTCAAGGGGAAGTATCAGCAGCAATAGCTCAGGGGGAAACATCAGCAGCTGTGGCTCAAGGAGGAACACCCTTAGCTTCAAGCGGACAAGGTACTGCTACATATATAGTGCAAGGTGAAGATACTTTAAGTACCATTGCTGAGCAGTTCGGAACAAGCTGGCAAGCCTTAGCAGAAATCAACGGAATCGCTAATCCAGACTTAATACAGATAGGACAAGTTTTAAGAATCTCAAAAGCCTCAGCAATAGCGCAAGGAGGAACATCTCCAGATTCAGGTGGACAAGGCAATACTACATATATAGTGCAAGGTGGAGATACATTAAGTGCTATAGCTCAAAGGTTTGGCACATCTTGGGAAAGTCTAGCACAATTAAATGGTTTGGCTAATCCAGATTTAATCTACGAGGGACAGGTACTTAGGATAGGTTAA
- a CDS encoding phage holin family protein — MLGGFLANVLGGFDDLLIALIICMIADYITGLIVALVFKNSTKTLTGRAQSNVGYIGLVKKIFILILIIVVNQLDIITNTNGFLRNATIMGFIVNEVLSLIENAGLMGISLPDPVINAIEILKRKSEEKG, encoded by the coding sequence GTGTTGGGAGGGTTTTTAGCAAATGTATTAGGAGGCTTCGATGATTTGTTGATAGCCCTAATTATTTGCATGATCGCAGACTACATAACAGGATTAATAGTAGCATTAGTATTCAAAAACTCTACAAAGACACTAACTGGCAGAGCTCAAAGCAATGTCGGTTATATAGGCTTAGTAAAAAAAATATTTATTCTAATATTAATTATAGTAGTCAATCAGCTGGATATCATAACAAATACAAATGGTTTTCTGAGAAATGCAACGATTATGGGTTTCATAGTCAATGAGGTTTTATCATTAATAGAAAACGCTGGACTTATGGGGATAAGTTTGCCTGATCCAGTGATTAATGCAATAGAAATACTAAAGAGAAAAAGTGAGGAAAAGGGTTGA
- a CDS encoding right-handed parallel beta-helix repeat-containing protein, which yields MQNIISMKIDLKKESYQNNVAQQNDDMVLDINIYGDGDIISLEGATAQLSYINANNTIATISGSEVVVSGNNVKITCPRDCTRSAGIAKMKLVIISASKQVSTFPIEITVVPDVVQGQEVSGNVATVIEKLINENIICNDTLVRLQNWVATHGDIVDLDSRVDTLELDNTQDAKIIQGTDYLDINAEIMLYTSEGYKIKFKRMTYDLTGTILIPSDADIDGNGCTWRRKVDDIARGVFDIAQNIDETNGNVNIRIANVTIDGNRQADQLVNTIDNHRFSGLKLTKVTGESFISNVTVINTVNGEDLQTTPAGGIFFVDCKDIRCSNLNGWYNLGTAIIIRFSSNITIDGSLTYDNEGSGISGRGCPNCKYLNIVTFNNKFSNLSVNGVDSIVDNVISYKAGYSGVNIGHPDKDATTKYYANAHGTVLSNIISFDNTYEGLTIGGSDNVSCTNVIVYGNAINTTRENIRIHGNSNSSKLINITSRDCATSGIRYYSGTNHVLDNSEFYNCKCGVYCGPDTSVTIGGNVKIHNNSLDGIILASAIKCTVACEVYSNGEYGIWISGGSKHRIVGADIHDNILKDIYETGSPVDLYYDIGNKGITYLSNGVVQVTCIKSVTDEVNTPVFRVQLPDHGRLSVDFAITTFYPASVSAICHMVKGVAVASATGGGVINSQTTVFGTATAVSAGLSQVITPSLVKDETNDYIEFIVNQNNETVDAAGTINITATITYAIGSNVVRPTVTLL from the coding sequence ATGCAAAATATAATTTCAATGAAAATAGATTTGAAAAAAGAATCCTATCAAAATAATGTAGCTCAGCAAAATGATGATATGGTTTTAGACATAAACATATATGGGGATGGCGACATTATATCTTTAGAAGGAGCCACTGCTCAGCTTAGCTATATCAATGCTAATAACACCATAGCAACCATATCCGGCAGTGAGGTAGTTGTCTCCGGTAATAATGTGAAAATCACTTGTCCAAGGGATTGTACAAGATCTGCTGGTATAGCTAAGATGAAGTTAGTAATAATATCAGCCTCTAAGCAAGTAAGTACATTTCCAATTGAAATTACAGTAGTCCCAGATGTGGTCCAAGGGCAAGAAGTAAGTGGAAATGTGGCTACGGTAATAGAAAAACTAATTAATGAAAACATTATATGTAATGATACTTTAGTAAGACTCCAAAATTGGGTAGCTACTCATGGAGATATAGTAGATTTAGATAGTAGAGTTGACACCCTAGAGTTAGATAATACACAGGATGCAAAAATAATCCAAGGCACAGATTATCTTGATATAAATGCAGAAATAATGTTATATACTTCAGAAGGTTATAAGATTAAATTTAAGCGAATGACCTATGATTTAACAGGAACAATTTTAATACCTAGTGATGCAGATATAGATGGAAATGGATGTACCTGGAGGAGAAAAGTTGACGATATAGCTAGAGGTGTTTTCGACATAGCCCAAAATATTGATGAAACAAATGGGAATGTAAATATTAGAATAGCAAATGTGACTATAGATGGTAACAGACAAGCTGATCAATTGGTTAATACTATTGATAACCATAGATTTAGTGGTTTGAAATTAACAAAGGTAACAGGAGAGTCTTTTATATCTAATGTAACTGTAATAAATACAGTAAATGGAGAAGACCTACAAACAACTCCAGCTGGTGGAATATTTTTTGTAGATTGTAAAGATATAAGATGCTCAAACTTAAATGGATGGTATAATCTCGGTACCGCAATAATCATTAGATTTTCCTCTAATATTACAATAGATGGCTCCTTGACTTATGATAATGAAGGAAGCGGTATAAGTGGAAGAGGATGTCCAAATTGTAAGTACCTAAATATTGTGACTTTCAACAATAAATTTTCGAATTTATCTGTTAATGGTGTAGACAGCATTGTAGATAATGTCATAAGTTACAAAGCAGGTTATTCTGGGGTCAACATTGGTCACCCTGATAAAGATGCAACTACAAAGTACTATGCCAATGCTCATGGAACTGTATTATCGAATATAATTTCATTTGATAATACATACGAAGGATTAACTATTGGGGGTTCTGATAATGTAAGCTGTACCAATGTCATTGTATATGGAAATGCTATAAATACTACTAGAGAAAATATTAGAATCCATGGAAATTCTAATTCTTCCAAACTGATTAATATAACAAGTCGAGACTGTGCTACTAGTGGTATTAGGTATTACAGCGGAACTAATCATGTGCTTGATAATTCAGAATTTTATAATTGCAAGTGTGGAGTTTATTGCGGTCCTGATACTTCTGTTACAATAGGTGGAAATGTGAAAATCCATAACAATAGCCTTGATGGAATAATTCTGGCTAGTGCAATCAAATGTACAGTAGCTTGTGAAGTGTACTCCAATGGGGAATATGGAATATGGATTAGTGGTGGATCAAAGCATAGAATTGTTGGTGCAGATATCCATGATAATATTCTCAAAGACATTTATGAAACAGGAAGTCCTGTAGATTTGTATTATGATATTGGTAATAAAGGTATTACATATTTATCAAATGGAGTTGTGCAAGTTACTTGTATAAAAAGTGTAACTGATGAAGTGAATACTCCAGTTTTTAGAGTCCAATTACCTGATCATGGAAGATTATCTGTTGATTTTGCTATCACTACTTTTTATCCTGCTAGTGTATCTGCAATTTGTCATATGGTTAAGGGTGTTGCAGTAGCGTCTGCAACTGGTGGTGGAGTTATTAATTCTCAAACTACTGTATTTGGCACAGCAACGGCAGTTTCAGCTGGTCTCTCACAAGTGATAACTCCTTCTTTAGTTAAAGATGAAACCAATGATTATATAGAGTTCATTGTAAATCAAAATAATGAAACCGTAGATGCTGCAGGAACAATAAATATTACGGCAACCATTACTTATGCCATTGGTAGTAATGTTGTACGACCTACAGTGACACTTCTTTAG
- a CDS encoding phage tail spike protein, translated as MKKDIKIAYFSYNTKKEDVLAYNGMALDNYCIKCETEENLNTGGYTLDATFLLDVQNTIKNSSGLVDGIREEGILKVKLDYGDEIFRISKVTKGTKHIDVVARQITISEVLNLYLDNIDIKAANIAQALGYLYDGAYGNKNLELTTNLIGTVSGSYKDMSLYKAIQGDQDSIINKVNGEIQRRKYKLSVLDQVGKNGTIVTIREGKNLTGFNGTSDFESVVTRARGTGANGIKGNWIESSNISKYAMVYSKTVSYDDVKVRTQEEIQKNQATDGYDTRESAIAELDRRVKKLFDQQQIDIPKVSYEINFVQLEKTEEYKNYAIAERVDIGNTVRVYVPKLDTDIMVRAVVKKYDVLAQRTKELTLSNEVETKAMGMNISSIVADLKKQYASSGSSSINEYMTSVIKSGMKDSYVVVRDNELLIMDKPDIDAATKVCRYNQNGLAFSRDGYYGTYTTGVSIDGIINADLIQTGIINADLIRTGKLSSKDGSISIDLNSNVFSIKNPNEDVKDGLSADTDGNLTITGAFRQFDDKGKKSIDIYDNKINIYDYKRNEDFIGALMSETTGGDTYGRLVLCAHTGNPLDLGIFNNDGTYSKYITLRDNADELATITMQQWCDFKNDITISAGDVAYGFMKLDANKDLWLCSNADDSQSLKLGNRRFDGELRNVIEISAAGGGVNSAVTINGALNIAQGKNRIVETNGYGVVALGAYETTEPYFGDIGEGIIAEDGLCYISIDPIFMKTVNTSCSYQVFLQRYGEGDIYILERAEDYFIVKGTPGLNFGWEIKAKQREYENNRLEVSDKFEPVVENFDDQLLDQNIINDKELDGILEGEEIIYE; from the coding sequence ATGAAGAAGGATATTAAAATAGCATATTTCTCTTATAATACTAAAAAAGAAGATGTATTAGCTTATAACGGCATGGCTCTTGATAACTATTGTATTAAATGTGAAACGGAAGAAAACTTAAATACTGGCGGCTATACTCTAGACGCCACTTTTCTTTTAGATGTCCAGAATACTATAAAAAACAGCAGTGGTTTAGTGGATGGTATTAGAGAGGAAGGAATTTTAAAGGTAAAGCTTGATTATGGTGATGAAATATTCAGAATATCTAAGGTTACCAAGGGCACTAAACATATTGATGTAGTAGCTAGGCAGATAACTATTTCAGAAGTTCTAAATCTTTACTTAGATAATATAGATATCAAAGCTGCAAATATTGCTCAAGCCTTGGGTTATTTATATGATGGGGCTTATGGCAATAAAAATCTAGAGTTAACCACAAATTTAATTGGCACAGTTTCTGGTTCATATAAGGATATGAGTCTTTATAAAGCTATTCAAGGGGATCAGGACAGCATCATCAATAAAGTTAATGGAGAAATTCAAAGAAGGAAGTACAAGTTGTCAGTACTAGATCAAGTGGGCAAAAATGGAACAATCGTTACCATAAGAGAAGGCAAAAACTTAACAGGCTTCAATGGAACTTCCGATTTTGAAAGTGTTGTCACTAGAGCTAGAGGCACAGGAGCTAACGGTATCAAAGGGAACTGGATAGAGAGCTCAAATATATCAAAGTATGCTATGGTTTATTCAAAAACTGTAAGCTACGATGATGTTAAAGTGAGGACCCAAGAGGAGATCCAGAAAAACCAAGCAACGGATGGGTATGATACTAGGGAATCAGCTATAGCCGAATTAGATAGAAGAGTGAAAAAACTCTTTGATCAGCAACAAATAGATATACCAAAGGTTTCTTACGAGATAAACTTTGTCCAGCTAGAAAAAACAGAGGAATATAAAAACTACGCTATAGCAGAAAGAGTTGATATTGGTAACACTGTTAGAGTTTACGTTCCAAAGCTTGACACAGATATAATGGTTAGGGCTGTCGTAAAAAAATATGATGTATTAGCTCAGCGAACTAAAGAATTAACTCTTAGCAACGAAGTGGAAACCAAAGCTATGGGTATGAATATCAGTAGCATTGTAGCAGACCTAAAAAAACAATATGCAAGCAGTGGAAGTAGTTCTATCAATGAATATATGACCAGCGTTATAAAAAGCGGTATGAAGGATAGCTATGTTGTAGTTAGAGATAATGAATTGCTTATAATGGATAAGCCAGATATTGATGCTGCTACAAAGGTTTGTAGATACAATCAAAATGGTTTAGCCTTTTCTCGAGATGGATACTATGGGACATACACAACTGGTGTTTCAATAGATGGTATTATCAATGCTGATTTAATACAAACAGGAATAATAAATGCTGATTTAATAAGAACAGGTAAATTATCATCTAAAGATGGAAGTATATCAATTGATTTAAACAGTAATGTATTTAGTATTAAAAATCCTAATGAAGATGTAAAGGATGGTTTATCAGCAGATACCGACGGTAACCTAACGATAACTGGAGCCTTTAGGCAATTTGATGATAAGGGTAAGAAAAGTATTGATATTTATGATAATAAAATAAATATTTATGACTATAAAAGGAACGAAGATTTTATTGGAGCCTTAATGAGTGAAACCACAGGCGGGGACACTTATGGTAGGTTGGTGCTATGTGCACACACAGGAAATCCATTAGACTTAGGTATCTTTAATAATGATGGAACTTACTCAAAATATATTACTTTACGTGACAATGCGGATGAGTTAGCTACAATTACTATGCAACAATGGTGCGATTTTAAAAATGATATTACTATTTCTGCAGGGGATGTAGCCTACGGTTTTATGAAGCTAGATGCAAATAAAGACCTTTGGCTATGCTCAAATGCAGATGATTCACAAAGCTTGAAATTAGGTAACAGAAGATTTGATGGAGAATTACGAAATGTTATAGAAATATCTGCTGCAGGTGGTGGAGTCAACTCAGCAGTTACCATCAACGGTGCTCTAAATATAGCACAAGGTAAAAATAGAATAGTAGAAACCAATGGCTATGGCGTGGTAGCCTTAGGTGCTTATGAAACTACAGAGCCGTATTTTGGTGATATCGGAGAAGGAATTATTGCGGAAGATGGACTATGTTATATAAGTATAGATCCAATTTTTATGAAAACAGTTAATACAAGTTGTAGTTATCAAGTGTTCCTTCAAAGATATGGTGAAGGTGATATATATATACTAGAAAGAGCTGAAGATTATTTTATTGTTAAAGGAACACCAGGTCTTAACTTTGGCTGGGAGATAAAAGCTAAACAAAGGGAATACGAAAATAATAGATTAGAGGTTTCGGACAAGTTTGAACCAGTTGTAGAAAACTTTGATGATCAGTTATTAGACCAGAACATAATTAATGATAAAGAATTAGATGGAATTTTAGAAGGTGAGGAGATTATATATGAGTAA
- a CDS encoding distal tail protein Dit encodes MLKNGEIYFNGNTSIGLNLFLEEYPSVPIANEDFEEITVEGRSGSLYINKGTYPDKKIPFNFTILSPQIEIDFDKVYQWLTEIQDKRLIFGREDRCYIVKKVLFENLQKQFKTIGQFKVTFICEPFSSDLNYTTYEITSDNYSFYYQGNAPAESLIKVYGIGNIQLTINGETMVIYDVTDYVEIDSKFMQVRNKDKTSKDSAAYGVFPLFSAGANTIKYTGNVTKIIVEYTTRYK; translated from the coding sequence GTGTTAAAGAATGGAGAAATATATTTCAATGGAAATACAAGCATAGGGTTAAATCTATTTTTAGAAGAATATCCCTCTGTTCCTATTGCCAATGAAGACTTTGAGGAGATAACTGTTGAAGGAAGAAGCGGTAGTTTGTACATTAACAAAGGAACTTATCCAGATAAGAAAATACCTTTTAATTTTACGATACTATCGCCGCAGATAGAAATAGATTTTGATAAAGTATATCAATGGTTAACAGAAATCCAAGATAAAAGACTTATATTTGGCAGAGAAGATAGATGCTATATAGTAAAAAAAGTATTATTTGAAAATCTACAAAAGCAGTTCAAAACGATAGGGCAGTTCAAGGTTACTTTTATATGCGAACCCTTTAGCAGTGATTTAAATTATACAACTTACGAAATCACATCAGATAATTACAGCTTTTATTATCAAGGAAATGCACCAGCAGAATCTTTGATAAAGGTATATGGCATTGGAAATATTCAACTTACTATAAACGGTGAGACTATGGTGATATATGATGTAACTGATTATGTTGAAATAGACAGTAAATTTATGCAAGTAAGAAACAAGGATAAGACCTCAAAGGATTCAGCTGCCTATGGGGTTTTTCCTTTGTTTAGTGCAGGGGCAAATACTATAAAATACACGGGGAATGTAACAAAAATAATAGTAGAATATACTACTAGATATAAATAG